In one Desulfoferula mesophila genomic region, the following are encoded:
- a CDS encoding MBL fold metallo-hydrolase, with protein sequence MSLSFCTLASGSKGNCIYVAAGEQAVLIDCGLSARETIRRIEARGLSPHAVKAILITHEHTDHTRGVRVLAKRLRIPALATEATWAAAKDTDAVRYQPMCAGRGLEMAGIQVHPFSVPHDAADPVGLVLTAGGVSLGVATDLGAPTGLVRRRLAGCAGLVLEHNHDARLLAEGSYPPWLKQRVRSAQGHLSNDQGAELLAELIHPGLKQVVLAHLSEQNNRPELARRAAQDCLDGRGSRAGLWVAAQERYSEVFEV encoded by the coding sequence GTGTCCCTGAGCTTCTGCACCCTGGCCAGCGGCTCCAAGGGCAACTGCATCTACGTTGCCGCCGGAGAACAGGCGGTGCTCATCGATTGCGGCCTCTCGGCCCGCGAAACCATCCGCCGCATCGAGGCCCGGGGCCTTTCCCCCCACGCCGTCAAGGCCATCCTCATCACCCACGAACACACCGACCACACGCGCGGGGTGCGGGTGCTCGCTAAGCGCCTGCGCATCCCCGCCCTGGCCACCGAGGCCACCTGGGCCGCGGCCAAAGACACCGACGCGGTGCGTTACCAGCCCATGTGCGCCGGCCGGGGCCTGGAGATGGCGGGCATTCAGGTGCATCCCTTTTCCGTGCCCCACGACGCCGCCGATCCGGTGGGCCTGGTGCTCACGGCGGGCGGGGTGAGCCTGGGGGTGGCCACCGACCTGGGCGCGCCCACCGGCCTGGTGCGCCGGCGCCTGGCCGGTTGCGCCGGTTTGGTCTTGGAGCACAACCACGACGCGCGCCTGCTGGCCGAAGGCTCCTACCCGCCCTGGCTCAAGCAGAGGGTGCGTTCGGCCCAGGGCCACCTGTCCAACGACCAGGGGGCCGAGCTGTTGGCCGAGCTGATCCACCCGGGGCTCAAGCAGGTGGTGCTGGCCCATCTTTCCGAGCAGAACAACCGCCCCGAGCTGGCCCGCCGCGCCGCCCAGGATTGCCTGGATGGTCGCGGCTCCCGCGCCGGACTGTGGGTGGCGGCGCAGGAGCGGTATAGCGAGGTTTTTGAGGTATAA
- a CDS encoding response regulator transcription factor, with translation MIKVLLADDHGMVRAGLRSLIEETGDMEVVAEAADGRQAINLALTHPVDVAVIDISMPGTDGLEVINQLQAQRPELPILMLTMHEEEQYVVRSISSGAKGYITKRSAPEQLVTAIRQVHQGGMYLSQEASELLALRVARGERGDSPLDSLSNREVQVLRALALGQTNREIAESFHISVKTVDTYRFRLLKKLNLRNNADLSRFAIQHGLVEP, from the coding sequence TTGATCAAGGTTTTACTGGCCGATGACCACGGCATGGTGCGGGCGGGGCTCAGGAGCCTCATCGAGGAGACCGGGGACATGGAGGTGGTGGCCGAGGCCGCCGACGGCCGCCAGGCCATAAACCTGGCCCTCACCCATCCGGTGGACGTGGCGGTGATCGACATCTCCATGCCCGGCACCGACGGCCTGGAGGTTATCAACCAACTGCAGGCCCAGCGCCCCGAGCTGCCCATCCTGATGCTCACCATGCACGAGGAAGAGCAGTACGTGGTGCGCTCCATCAGTTCCGGGGCCAAGGGCTACATCACCAAACGCTCCGCCCCGGAGCAGCTGGTCACGGCCATCCGCCAGGTGCACCAGGGAGGCATGTACCTTAGCCAGGAGGCCTCGGAGCTCCTGGCCCTGCGGGTGGCCCGGGGCGAGCGGGGAGATTCGCCCCTGGACAGCCTGTCCAACCGGGAGGTGCAGGTGCTCCGGGCCCTGGCCCTGGGCCAGACCAACCGGGAAATAGCCGAGTCGTTTCATATCAGCGTCAAGACGGTGGACACCTACCGCTTCCGCTTGCTAAAAAAGCTGAACCTGCGCAACAACGCCGATCTGTCGCGCTTCGCCATCCAACACGGGCTGGTGGAGCCATGA
- a CDS encoding TRAP transporter permease, whose protein sequence is MSDDTQNKSVDPYDEDAALQDSAVDKAKLDEIVRKDAKTGRAMSGFWAWFTSGLGVFMVLFYFYNAGILPVDTQYFLGIYVLITYVLVFINYPMSRKSPPDRPTWLDVVLAAVATFVVGYYIMEYEALNYRMGSETAMDTAVSVVGVLISLEVARRVLGWSMTLVGVLFLCYAFWGNLLEYIPVLDSFAHTGFAMDRAINHIYLKQEGVFGIMASVLVTYVILFIFFGSFLKASGCSRFFLDLPMALAGRTVGGPAKVAVMASGFFGSVSGSAIANTVSTGAFTIPLMKKAGFRPHVAGAIEPSASIGGMFMPPIMGAGGFLMAEFTEIPYVTIMKMAVFPAAIYFLSVFVMVHFEAKRYGLVGKKDPNAPTAWDILKTQWLLSAPLVIIVVLMLLGYSPGMAAFWATIACVAVSWTTPNNKMGVKEILGAMIEGARNTLIIGATVGVIGIIVGTIALTGIGLKFSQIIIELSNGYLPIAIVLIGLASLVLGMGVPVTAAYLITAVLAVGALSEMIAQTQFGMSFQDMQVNAELVQMGYVSWALLASHMIVYWFSQDSNITPPVCVAAYAGAAIAGSDPWKTGWTSFKFAKMLYMGPFLFAFAPGFLLTGTWYDILLAYVTIILGTIAFGSLTMGYWLCPTTWYEWVIFAFATALLFFPGLLHSWTPVPKLGADFLGIALAGLVYVSQKIRIKKDPSLTLPIHERHKLQEAAA, encoded by the coding sequence ATGAGCGACGACACCCAAAACAAATCCGTTGATCCCTACGACGAGGATGCCGCCCTGCAAGACTCGGCGGTGGACAAGGCCAAGCTGGACGAAATCGTCCGCAAGGATGCCAAGACCGGGCGTGCCATGAGCGGCTTCTGGGCCTGGTTCACCTCGGGCCTGGGCGTGTTCATGGTCCTGTTCTATTTTTACAACGCCGGCATCCTCCCGGTGGACACCCAGTACTTCCTGGGCATCTACGTGCTCATCACCTACGTGCTGGTGTTCATCAACTACCCCATGAGCCGCAAATCGCCCCCCGACCGGCCCACCTGGCTGGACGTAGTGTTGGCCGCGGTGGCCACCTTTGTGGTGGGCTATTACATCATGGAGTACGAGGCCCTCAACTACCGCATGGGCAGTGAGACCGCCATGGACACCGCGGTGAGCGTGGTGGGCGTGCTCATTTCCCTGGAGGTGGCCCGCCGGGTGCTGGGCTGGTCCATGACCCTGGTGGGGGTGCTGTTTTTATGCTACGCCTTCTGGGGCAACCTCCTGGAATACATCCCGGTGCTGGACTCCTTCGCCCACACCGGCTTCGCCATGGACCGGGCCATCAACCACATCTACCTCAAGCAGGAAGGCGTGTTCGGCATCATGGCCTCGGTCCTGGTGACCTACGTCATCCTGTTTATTTTCTTCGGCAGTTTTCTCAAGGCCTCGGGCTGCTCCCGCTTCTTCCTGGATCTGCCCATGGCCCTGGCCGGGCGCACCGTGGGCGGCCCGGCCAAGGTGGCGGTGATGGCCTCGGGCTTTTTCGGTTCGGTCTCGGGCAGCGCCATCGCCAACACCGTGTCCACCGGCGCCTTCACCATCCCCTTGATGAAGAAGGCGGGCTTCAGGCCCCATGTGGCCGGGGCCATCGAGCCCAGCGCCTCCATCGGCGGCATGTTCATGCCGCCCATCATGGGTGCGGGCGGCTTTTTGATGGCCGAGTTCACCGAGATTCCCTACGTGACGATCATGAAGATGGCCGTTTTCCCGGCAGCCATCTACTTCCTCAGCGTGTTCGTGATGGTGCACTTCGAGGCCAAGCGCTACGGCCTGGTGGGCAAAAAGGACCCCAACGCCCCCACGGCCTGGGACATCCTCAAGACCCAGTGGCTGCTTTCGGCCCCCCTGGTGATCATCGTGGTGCTCATGCTGCTGGGCTATTCTCCGGGCATGGCCGCCTTCTGGGCCACCATCGCCTGCGTGGCCGTGTCCTGGACCACCCCCAACAACAAGATGGGCGTCAAGGAAATCCTGGGGGCCATGATCGAGGGGGCCCGCAACACGCTTATCATCGGGGCCACGGTGGGCGTCATCGGTATCATCGTGGGCACCATCGCCCTCACCGGCATCGGGCTCAAGTTCAGCCAGATCATCATCGAGCTCTCCAACGGCTATCTGCCCATAGCCATCGTGCTTATAGGCCTGGCCTCCCTGGTCCTGGGCATGGGCGTGCCGGTAACGGCGGCCTATCTCATCACCGCGGTGCTGGCCGTGGGCGCGCTCAGCGAGATGATCGCCCAGACCCAGTTCGGCATGAGCTTCCAGGACATGCAGGTCAACGCCGAGCTGGTGCAAATGGGCTACGTCTCTTGGGCACTGTTGGCCTCGCACATGATCGTGTATTGGTTCAGCCAGGACTCCAACATCACGCCACCGGTGTGCGTGGCGGCCTACGCCGGAGCGGCCATCGCCGGCTCCGATCCCTGGAAGACCGGCTGGACCTCCTTCAAGTTCGCCAAGATGCTCTACATGGGGCCCTTCCTGTTCGCCTTCGCGCCGGGGTTTTTGCTCACCGGCACGTGGTATGACATTTTGCTGGCTTATGTCACCATCATCTTGGGCACCATAGCCTTCGGCAGCTTGACCATGGGCTACTGGCTGTGCCCCACCACCTGGTACGAGTGGGTTATCTTCGCCTTTGCCACCGCCCTACTCTTCTTCCCCGGCCTGCTGCACTCCTGGACCCCGGTGCCCAAGCTGGGGGCCGATTTCCTGGGCATCGCCCTGGCCGGCCTGGTATACGTGTCCCAGAAGATACGCATTAAAAAGGACCCCTCTCTCACCTTGCCCATACACGAGCGGCATAAGCTGCAGGAGGCGGCGGCATGA
- the pnp gene encoding polyribonucleotide nucleotidyltransferase, protein MIKKVSTTINGLDLSIETGKIAKQAGGAVMVTYGETVVLVTATGDSNMREGIDFLPLTVDYQELSYAAGRIPGNFFRREMGRPSEKETLTSRLIDRPVRPRMHKGWSYETQIIANVYSADRVNEPDVLALTGASAALCISDVPFDGPIAGVRVGRVNGEFVVNPTAAQRAESDLDLIVAGSRDAVVMVEGGAELVPEDVVLEGIWFGHASLQPLLDIQEELAAAVGKPKREYNKPVEDTELKAKVSKLAAEGVKKVLATAPKLERYGIKRAVKKEVVAAMGEEAAGREGKVKDIVEDLVSEGMRSMILEQGRRVDGRDFVTVRPISCEVGILPRTHGSALFTRGETQAIVTTTLGTSGDEQRIESVTKEDSFRDFLLHYNFPPFCVGEAKMLRGPGRREIGHGALARRSLQKVLPAKESFPYTIRVVSDITESNGSSSMASVCGGSLSMMDAGVPLSRAVAGVAMGLIKEGDKTAVLTDIVGDEDHLGDMDFKVTGSAEGIAAVQMDIKISGINKEVMAQALAQAKDGRLHILSKMAEAITQPRGAISNWAPRITTIKIPVERIKDIIGPGGKIIRGMQMETGAKIDVEDDGTVHVAAVDGEAGDKALAMIKELTQDVEEGAVYEGTVVKIMDFGAFVEILPGRDGLVHISELDHHRVRAVTDVLKEGDKVKVKVLGVDDRGKVRLSRKALLPVPEGAPQDDDRPPRDDRPPRRGGDRPRRD, encoded by the coding sequence ATGATAAAAAAGGTATCGACGACGATCAACGGTCTGGACCTGTCCATTGAGACCGGCAAGATCGCCAAGCAGGCCGGCGGCGCGGTCATGGTGACCTACGGCGAGACCGTGGTCCTGGTGACCGCCACCGGAGACAGCAACATGCGCGAGGGCATCGACTTTTTACCCCTCACCGTGGACTACCAGGAGCTGTCCTATGCCGCGGGCCGCATCCCGGGCAACTTTTTCCGGCGCGAAATGGGCCGCCCCAGCGAGAAGGAGACCCTCACCAGCCGTCTTATCGACCGGCCGGTGCGTCCCCGCATGCATAAGGGCTGGAGCTACGAGACCCAGATAATCGCCAACGTCTACTCGGCCGACCGGGTGAACGAGCCGGACGTGTTGGCCCTCACCGGTGCCAGCGCCGCCCTGTGCATCAGCGACGTGCCCTTTGACGGGCCCATCGCCGGGGTGCGGGTGGGCCGCGTGAACGGCGAGTTCGTGGTCAACCCCACCGCCGCCCAGCGGGCCGAATCCGACCTGGACCTCATCGTGGCGGGTAGCCGCGACGCGGTGGTCATGGTGGAAGGCGGCGCCGAGCTGGTGCCCGAGGACGTGGTGCTGGAAGGCATCTGGTTCGGCCACGCCTCCCTGCAGCCCCTGTTGGACATCCAGGAGGAGCTGGCCGCCGCGGTGGGCAAGCCCAAGCGCGAGTACAACAAGCCGGTGGAAGACACCGAGCTCAAGGCCAAGGTCAGCAAGCTGGCCGCCGAGGGCGTCAAGAAGGTGCTGGCCACCGCGCCCAAGCTGGAGCGCTACGGCATCAAGCGCGCCGTGAAAAAAGAGGTGGTCGCCGCCATGGGCGAAGAGGCCGCCGGCCGCGAAGGCAAGGTCAAGGACATCGTCGAGGACCTCGTCTCCGAGGGCATGCGCTCCATGATCCTGGAGCAGGGCCGCCGGGTGGACGGCCGCGACTTCGTCACCGTGCGCCCCATCTCCTGCGAGGTGGGCATCCTGCCGCGCACCCACGGCTCGGCCCTGTTCACCAGGGGCGAGACCCAGGCCATCGTGACCACCACCCTGGGCACCAGCGGCGACGAGCAGCGCATCGAGTCGGTTACCAAGGAAGACAGCTTCCGCGACTTCCTGTTGCACTACAACTTCCCGCCCTTCTGCGTGGGCGAGGCCAAGATGTTGCGCGGCCCCGGCCGCCGCGAGATCGGCCACGGCGCCCTGGCGCGGCGCAGCTTGCAAAAGGTGCTGCCCGCCAAGGAGTCCTTCCCCTACACCATCCGCGTGGTCAGCGACATCACCGAGTCCAACGGCTCGTCGTCCATGGCCAGCGTGTGCGGCGGCTCCCTGTCCATGATGGACGCCGGGGTGCCCTTGTCCAGGGCGGTGGCCGGCGTGGCCATGGGCCTGATCAAGGAAGGCGACAAGACCGCGGTGCTCACCGACATCGTGGGCGACGAGGACCACCTGGGCGACATGGACTTCAAGGTCACCGGCTCCGCCGAGGGCATTGCCGCCGTGCAGATGGACATCAAGATATCGGGCATCAACAAGGAAGTCATGGCCCAGGCCCTGGCCCAGGCCAAGGACGGCCGCCTGCACATCCTGTCCAAGATGGCCGAGGCCATCACCCAGCCCCGCGGCGCCATCAGCAACTGGGCTCCGCGCATCACCACCATCAAGATCCCGGTGGAGCGCATCAAGGACATCATCGGCCCCGGCGGCAAGATCATCCGCGGCATGCAGATGGAGACCGGCGCCAAGATCGACGTGGAAGACGACGGCACGGTGCACGTGGCCGCCGTTGACGGCGAGGCCGGCGACAAGGCCCTGGCCATGATCAAGGAGCTGACCCAGGACGTGGAGGAAGGCGCGGTCTACGAAGGCACCGTGGTCAAGATCATGGACTTCGGCGCTTTCGTGGAGATCCTGCCCGGCCGCGACGGCCTGGTGCACATCAGCGAGCTGGATCACCACCGGGTGCGCGCGGTCACCGACGTGCTCAAGGAAGGCGACAAGGTCAAGGTCAAGGTGCTGGGCGTGGACGACCGCGGCAAGGTGCGCCTGAGCCGCAAGGCCCTGCTGCCCGTGCCCGAGGGAGCCCCTCAGGACGACGATCGTCCGCCCCGCGACGACCGTCCCCCCCGGCGCGGCGGAGACCGTCCCCGGCGCGACTAA
- a CDS encoding histidine kinase dimerization/phospho-acceptor domain-containing protein produces the protein MGSSAMLDLVVVVLIAAITFLLLSHLDAFEWLVSVVHHYERYDLDEVVVLFAILSIAFAAFAGRRWIEVSREQARRLEMERIKVILETAGAVSHEFNQPLQVIVSASELALEDASENSPMHKYLSDILNSAVRISELIIKLTHITDYRTKDYCEGQKILDLDSGSGQPAAATPPKQ, from the coding sequence GTGGGTTCCAGCGCCATGTTGGACCTGGTGGTGGTCGTATTGATAGCGGCCATTACCTTCCTGCTGCTATCGCACTTGGATGCCTTCGAGTGGTTGGTGAGCGTGGTGCACCACTATGAGCGTTACGATCTGGATGAGGTGGTGGTGCTTTTCGCCATTTTGTCCATCGCCTTCGCCGCCTTTGCCGGGCGGCGCTGGATAGAGGTCTCTCGGGAGCAAGCCAGACGCTTGGAGATGGAACGGATAAAGGTAATTTTGGAGACCGCCGGGGCCGTGAGCCATGAATTCAATCAGCCCTTGCAGGTCATCGTGAGCGCCAGCGAGTTGGCGCTGGAGGATGCCTCCGAAAACAGCCCAATGCACAAATACCTGAGCGATATTCTCAACAGCGCCGTACGAATCTCCGAGCTGATCATAAAGTTGACCCATATCACCGATTACCGGACAAAGGATTACTGCGAGGGGCAAAAGATCCTGGACCTGGACAGCGGGTCGGGCCAACCGGCCGCCGCAACGCCGCCTAAGCAATAG
- a CDS encoding M16 family metallopeptidase — MINKTTLDNGVRLVTEDLPHAYSVTAGLWMEVGSRDEEPAQSGISHFIEHMAFKGTARRDALAIARELDRLGGLANAFTSKESTCFHARTLAEHLETISDLLTDIFLHPAYDAIEVERERQVILQEICAVEDTPDELVHVLFGQNFWPGHPMGRPVLGSSESVGAVGRQDLVDYLAGSYAPDRLVVAAVGRLEHQRIVDLLGAALAELPMLPARHTRQVPAAKPGLVVVPRQCEQVHVAMGAPAPAATDPDRFTAALLNVILGGNMSSRLFQEVREKRGLAYAVYSYLSSYSDSGVLGVYMGVAPGRSPEALKVARGELERLAVEPVSEEELEHAKEHTKGSILLGAENPDSRMFRLARNEFNFGRDVPLEEVVAKIEAVQVADILRVAAECLDPAKLGVTVLGPADAAGLSREVGA, encoded by the coding sequence GTGATTAACAAAACCACCCTTGATAACGGAGTCCGTCTGGTCACCGAGGATTTGCCTCACGCATACTCGGTGACCGCGGGCTTATGGATGGAGGTCGGCTCCCGCGACGAGGAGCCGGCCCAAAGCGGCATCAGCCACTTCATCGAGCACATGGCCTTCAAGGGCACCGCCCGGCGCGATGCCCTGGCCATTGCCCGTGAACTCGACCGCCTGGGCGGTCTGGCCAATGCCTTCACCTCCAAGGAATCCACCTGCTTCCACGCCCGCACCCTGGCCGAGCACCTGGAGACCATCTCCGATCTGCTCACCGACATCTTCCTGCACCCCGCCTATGACGCCATAGAGGTGGAGCGCGAGCGCCAGGTCATCCTGCAGGAAATCTGCGCGGTGGAAGACACCCCCGACGAGCTGGTGCATGTGCTGTTCGGCCAGAACTTCTGGCCCGGACATCCCATGGGCCGCCCGGTGCTGGGTAGCAGCGAAAGCGTGGGCGCGGTGGGCCGCCAGGATCTGGTGGACTACCTGGCCGGGAGCTACGCCCCGGACCGCCTGGTGGTGGCCGCGGTGGGGCGCCTGGAGCACCAGCGCATCGTGGACCTGTTGGGCGCGGCCCTGGCAGAGCTGCCCATGTTGCCCGCCCGCCACACCCGCCAAGTCCCGGCCGCCAAGCCGGGCCTGGTGGTGGTGCCGCGCCAGTGCGAGCAGGTGCACGTGGCCATGGGGGCTCCCGCGCCCGCGGCCACCGATCCCGACCGTTTCACCGCCGCCCTGCTCAACGTGATCCTGGGCGGCAACATGAGCTCGCGCCTGTTCCAGGAGGTGCGCGAAAAGCGCGGCCTGGCCTACGCGGTGTACAGCTACCTAAGCTCCTACAGCGACTCCGGCGTCCTGGGGGTCTACATGGGCGTGGCCCCCGGCCGCTCCCCCGAGGCCCTCAAGGTGGCGCGCGGCGAGTTGGAGCGCCTGGCCGTGGAGCCGGTGAGCGAAGAGGAGTTGGAGCACGCCAAGGAGCACACCAAGGGCTCCATCCTGCTGGGGGCCGAAAACCCCGACAGCCGCATGTTCCGCCTGGCCCGCAACGAGTTCAACTTCGGCCGCGACGTTCCCCTGGAAGAGGTGGTGGCCAAGATCGAGGCGGTCCAGGTGGCCGACATCCTGCGGGTGGCCGCCGAGTGCCTGGACCCGGCCAAGCTGGGCGTGACCGTGTTGGGCCCGGCCGACGCCGCCGGCCTGTCCCGGGAGGTGGGGGCATGA
- a CDS encoding TAXI family TRAP transporter solute-binding subunit: protein MKKFLILTLAAALVVGLGMMPAPALAKGYTLKIGGGPTGGTFNTFANGAAVYIPKVNADIKASAVGSGGSVENVKRVNSGESTIGLCYAVDSALGYAGKLPKDNMKYNKIRSMGYLYGAPAQLVVRADSGFKSAMDLKGKRVAVGNAGSGAAASAERFFRHIGVWDNFKPTFLGYSAAASAFKDNKLDAFWVLVGYPNRSIIEASVQVKINLINVDADAVKTGFYKAFAYSPTTIPENTYYKGMPPCNTFQDSTILTTNKDVPEELVYKIMKTLWSAKGMEAMVTAKKTFKAMTLQNNFKGASVPLHKGAAKFWAEQGVKIPDNLKPID, encoded by the coding sequence ATGAAAAAATTTCTGATTCTGACCCTGGCGGCCGCCCTGGTGGTTGGCCTGGGCATGATGCCGGCTCCGGCCCTTGCCAAAGGCTACACGCTGAAAATCGGCGGCGGCCCCACGGGGGGAACCTTCAACACCTTCGCCAACGGCGCGGCGGTGTACATCCCCAAGGTGAACGCGGACATCAAGGCCAGCGCGGTGGGCTCCGGCGGCTCGGTGGAGAACGTCAAGCGGGTCAACAGCGGCGAGAGCACCATAGGCCTGTGCTACGCCGTGGACAGCGCCCTGGGCTATGCCGGCAAGCTGCCCAAGGACAACATGAAGTACAACAAGATTCGCTCCATGGGCTATCTCTACGGCGCCCCGGCCCAGCTGGTGGTGCGCGCCGACAGCGGCTTCAAGAGCGCCATGGACCTCAAGGGCAAGCGCGTGGCCGTGGGTAACGCCGGCTCCGGCGCGGCGGCCAGCGCCGAGCGCTTCTTCCGCCACATCGGCGTGTGGGACAACTTCAAGCCCACCTTCCTGGGCTATTCCGCCGCGGCCAGCGCCTTCAAGGACAACAAGCTGGACGCCTTCTGGGTGCTGGTGGGCTATCCCAACCGCTCCATCATCGAGGCTTCGGTGCAGGTCAAGATCAACCTGATCAACGTGGACGCCGACGCGGTTAAGACCGGCTTCTACAAGGCCTTCGCCTACAGCCCCACCACCATCCCCGAGAACACCTATTACAAGGGCATGCCCCCCTGCAACACCTTCCAGGACAGCACCATCCTGACCACCAACAAGGACGTGCCCGAGGAGCTGGTCTACAAGATCATGAAGACCCTGTGGTCGGCCAAGGGCATGGAAGCCATGGTCACCGCCAAGAAGACCTTCAAGGCCATGACCTTGCAGAACAACTTCAAGGGCGCCTCGGTGCCGCTGCACAAGGGCGCCGCCAAGTTCTGGGCCGAGCAGGGCGTGAAGATTCCCGACAACCTCAAACCCATCGACTAA
- a CDS encoding 3-hydroxyacyl-CoA dehydrogenase family protein — protein MSREIKKLAVVGTGNLGARIALQAAYYGYQVSAWDPNPASFDHSMGMSEQRVKMTERTPCLTWAQLGEAAQKVARCATLEQALEGADMVIEAIPENLELKREMYARLDQLAPAGAILATNSSSIPVSLIADATGRPELCVNIHFYTLDIGRNLVDVMGSSQASPELIEQCADWVRSIGCVPLTVRKQIHGFCFNRIWRAIKKESLHMWAGDYVDFKDIDRGWMIWSGMDEGPFALMDSVGLDVVYDIEMSYFIESGDPKDRPPEALREKVARGELGTKTGQGFYTYPDPEYKKADFLKK, from the coding sequence ATGAGCCGTGAGATCAAAAAGCTGGCCGTGGTGGGCACCGGGAATCTGGGAGCCCGCATAGCCTTGCAAGCCGCCTACTACGGTTACCAGGTGAGCGCCTGGGACCCCAATCCCGCCTCTTTCGACCACAGCATGGGCATGAGCGAGCAGCGCGTGAAGATGACCGAGCGCACCCCCTGCCTCACCTGGGCCCAGTTGGGCGAAGCGGCGCAGAAGGTGGCCCGCTGCGCCACCCTGGAGCAGGCTCTCGAGGGGGCGGACATGGTGATCGAGGCCATCCCCGAGAACCTGGAGCTCAAGCGGGAGATGTACGCCCGTTTGGACCAGCTGGCCCCGGCTGGAGCGATCCTGGCCACCAACAGCTCCTCCATCCCGGTGTCCTTGATCGCCGACGCCACCGGGCGTCCCGAATTGTGCGTGAACATCCACTTCTACACCCTGGACATCGGGCGCAACCTGGTGGACGTGATGGGCAGCAGCCAGGCCTCGCCGGAGCTTATCGAGCAATGCGCCGATTGGGTGCGCTCCATCGGCTGCGTGCCGCTCACCGTGCGCAAGCAAATCCACGGCTTTTGCTTCAACCGCATCTGGCGGGCCATCAAGAAGGAGAGCCTGCACATGTGGGCCGGGGATTACGTGGACTTCAAGGATATCGACCGCGGCTGGATGATCTGGAGCGGCATGGACGAAGGGCCCTTTGCCCTGATGGACAGCGTGGGCCTGGACGTGGTGTACGACATCGAGATGTCGTATTTTATCGAGTCCGGCGACCCCAAGGACCGCCCCCCGGAGGCACTCAGGGAAAAGGTGGCCCGGGGCGAGTTGGGCACCAAGACCGGCCAGGGTTTCTACACCTACCCCGATCCGGAATATAAAAAAGCGGATTTTCTGAAGAAATAG
- the dut gene encoding dUTP diphosphatase, with translation MSRPRVLVQRLAHGQGLKLPSYESAQAAGMDLPAALSESITVQPGGIVLVPTGLSIAIPAGYEGQVRPRSGLAIKKGLTVVNAPGTIDADYRGEVKVGLVNLGPEPVEICRGDRVAQLIIAPVVQAELMEAAELPASDRGQGGFGSTGK, from the coding sequence ATGAGCCGCCCCCGGGTCTTGGTCCAGCGCCTGGCCCACGGCCAGGGGCTCAAGCTTCCGTCCTACGAGAGCGCCCAAGCCGCCGGGATGGACCTGCCCGCCGCCCTCAGCGAAAGCATTACCGTTCAGCCGGGGGGCATCGTCTTGGTGCCCACCGGCCTGTCGATCGCCATCCCCGCCGGCTACGAGGGCCAGGTGCGCCCCCGCTCCGGCCTGGCCATCAAAAAAGGCCTCACCGTGGTCAACGCGCCGGGCACCATCGACGCCGACTACCGGGGCGAGGTCAAGGTGGGGCTGGTCAACCTGGGACCCGAACCGGTGGAGATCTGCCGGGGAGACCGGGTGGCTCAGCTCATCATCGCGCCGGTCGTCCAGGCCGAGCTGATGGAGGCCGCCGAGCTGCCCGCCAGCGACAGGGGCCAAGGCGGCTTCGGCTCCACCGGCAAATAA
- a CDS encoding universal stress protein: MSPQPIHKVLCSIDFSEFSPEVLAQAVVLAQKYGAELLVVNVVNEKAYEELERVSGRLAMLDGVAAKAIEAEEEHRAGMMRDLLAGLKKEGEPLAGVEHSSRIAVGLPYERILEVAEEFGADLIVMGARGRTSFSKALRFGSTAEKIFRRATCKVMFVR, encoded by the coding sequence ATGAGTCCTCAACCCATCCACAAGGTGCTTTGCTCCATCGACTTCTCCGAGTTCTCCCCCGAGGTCCTGGCCCAGGCCGTGGTTCTGGCCCAGAAGTATGGGGCCGAGTTGCTGGTCGTGAACGTGGTCAACGAGAAGGCCTATGAGGAACTGGAGCGCGTCAGCGGCCGCCTGGCCATGCTCGACGGCGTGGCCGCCAAGGCCATCGAGGCCGAAGAGGAGCACCGGGCGGGCATGATGCGCGACCTGCTGGCGGGTCTCAAAAAAGAAGGCGAACCCCTGGCCGGGGTGGAGCACAGCTCGCGCATCGCGGTGGGCCTGCCCTACGAGCGCATCTTGGAAGTGGCCGAGGAATTCGGCGCGGACCTGATCGTCATGGGCGCCAGAGGGCGTACCTCCTTCAGCAAGGCCCTACGCTTCGGCTCCACGGCGGAAAAAATTTTCCGCCGCGCCACCTGCAAGGTGATGTTCGTGCGCTAG